The following is a genomic window from Myxococcales bacterium.
TCAAAACAATCATTCAGCTAAAACATAAAACTTATTCGCTCTGTTTGATAATTTTCCCGTGCACACTCAATCATGCTTTTGGAAATATCAATGCCAATAATATTTCCTTGAGGAATCATGTAAGCAATCTTATTGCTAATGGCCCCATCACCACAGCCGATATCTAAAATTTCCTCATTTCCCTTCAATTGTAGAGCCGACACAACCTGCTCAAACCATTCCTGTTGAGGCCTGGAATTTTTTTGATAGACTGCCCCTTGCCAATGTCCACTTTGTAATGCCACACATAGAAAGATCGACGTGAATAGAAATAAGCTCTTCATAGATGTTATCTGCCTTCCAAGCACACAAGCTTGCCTGAATTTGAGAAAATTCACGTGCACCTTAAATATTTTTTAGTATTTTTATAGCCAGGTTTAAGAGCTTATTCTGCGAGAATTTTTCCCAAGCAAAATCATCAATTGTGCAGGCCAAACAGAAACTTATCCGACCATCTCAAGCTCAAAAAATAAGCAGCTCATTTTATTCACTTATGAAAATTTAGATAGAATTCTTTGCTCACCAAGATATCGGCATAATTCACCATAGGAACAAAAGCGATTAAGGGATAATTCTTAGCGATCGAAGCTACGAGTTTACGAAATTGATCT
Proteins encoded in this region:
- a CDS encoding methyltransferase domain-containing protein, with the protein product MKSLFLFTSIFLCVALQSGHWQGAVYQKNSRPQQEWFEQVVSALQLKGNEEILDIGCGDGAISNKIAYMIPQGNIIGIDISKSMIECARENYQTERISFMF